In Kitasatospora sp. NA04385, a single genomic region encodes these proteins:
- a CDS encoding lysine N(6)-hydroxylase/L-ornithine N(5)-oxygenase family protein, producing MTPHDDTAGRQPEPHDLIGVGIGPFNLSLAALADRAESVDALFLDARPEFRWHPGMLVDGARMQVPFLADLVTLVDPTNPWSFLNYLRERQRLFPFYFSERFQLPRREYEDYCRWAAHRLPNCRFDSPVTAVHWDAEERLYLVHAAGRTHRARHLVLGTGTEPARPEAFAPLRRHPAVLHSADYLTGRRSLAGARDVTVVGSGQSGAEVFLDLLRHRAGDGTRLRWLTRSRAIAPMEYSKLGLEQFTPDYTRYFHGLPADVRDALVPAQWQLHKAASAETIAEIHDHLYERTIGRPIDAEPVEILPGTAVTEAGQGPCGGIELHCRHGDSGRRHLVRTDAVVLATGYRAVRPAALDPIADLIDWDEQGRYRVDLDHRVATRPELTGGLYVQNAELHTHGVGTPDLGLGAHRAAVILNAVAGKTLHPLPDRTAWTTFLPPAAPAPAPSAPAPLPRPQEGTERAAASR from the coding sequence ATGACTCCCCACGACGACACGGCAGGCCGGCAGCCCGAACCGCACGACCTGATCGGCGTCGGCATCGGCCCGTTCAACCTCTCGCTGGCCGCGCTCGCCGACCGGGCCGAGAGCGTCGACGCGCTGTTCCTCGACGCCCGGCCCGAGTTCCGCTGGCACCCCGGCATGCTCGTCGACGGCGCCCGGATGCAGGTCCCGTTCCTGGCCGACCTGGTCACCCTGGTCGACCCCACCAACCCCTGGTCGTTCCTCAACTACCTGCGCGAGCGGCAGCGGCTGTTCCCGTTCTACTTCAGCGAGCGCTTCCAGCTGCCCCGCCGCGAGTACGAGGACTACTGCCGGTGGGCCGCCCACCGGCTCCCCAACTGCCGCTTCGACAGCCCCGTCACCGCCGTCCACTGGGACGCCGAGGAGCGGCTCTACCTGGTGCACGCCGCCGGCCGGACGCACCGCGCCCGCCACCTGGTGCTCGGCACCGGCACCGAGCCCGCCCGCCCCGAGGCCTTCGCCCCGCTGCGCCGCCACCCCGCCGTCCTGCACTCCGCCGACTACCTGACCGGGCGCCGGTCGCTGGCCGGCGCGCGGGACGTCACGGTGGTCGGATCCGGCCAGTCCGGCGCCGAGGTCTTCCTCGACCTGCTGCGCCACCGGGCCGGCGACGGCACCCGGCTGCGCTGGCTCACCCGCAGCCGGGCGATCGCCCCGATGGAGTACTCCAAGCTCGGCCTGGAGCAGTTCACCCCCGACTACACCCGCTACTTCCACGGCCTGCCCGCCGACGTCCGGGACGCCCTCGTCCCCGCCCAGTGGCAACTGCACAAGGCCGCCAGCGCCGAGACCATCGCCGAGATCCACGACCACCTGTACGAGCGCACCATCGGCCGCCCGATCGACGCCGAACCCGTCGAGATCCTCCCCGGCACCGCCGTCACCGAGGCCGGCCAGGGCCCCTGCGGCGGGATCGAACTGCACTGCCGGCACGGCGACTCCGGCCGCCGCCACCTGGTCCGCACCGACGCCGTGGTGCTCGCCACCGGCTACCGGGCGGTGCGCCCCGCCGCGCTCGACCCGATCGCCGACCTGATCGACTGGGACGAGCAGGGCCGCTACCGGGTCGACCTCGACCACCGGGTCGCCACCCGGCCGGAACTCACCGGCGGTCTGTACGTCCAGAACGCCGAGCTGCACACTCACGGTGTCGGCACCCCGGACCTCGGGCTCGGCGCGCACCGCGCCGCCGTGATCCTCAACGCCGTCGCGGGCAAGACGCTCCACCCGCTGCCCGACCGCACCGCCTGGACGACGTTCCTCCCGCCCGCCGCCCCGGCCCCCGCGCCGTCCGCCCCGGCGCCGCTCCCACGACCCCAGGAAGGAACCGAGCGTGCCGCAGCCAGCCGCTGA
- a CDS encoding ATP-dependent DNA helicase encodes MTNDTTAPLPGGPETAEPPAPVPASRLPELLHAAVAAVGGVERPGQVRMAEAVSAAVDEGEHLLVQAGTGTGKSLAYLVPALAHGDRVVVATATLALQRQLVERDLPRTVEALHPVLRRRPLFAMLKGRSNYLCLHRANEGTPSDEGEGLFDPVDALGGPAGKLGQDVLRLREWAEETETGDRDDLTPGVSDRAWAQLAVTSKECLGASRCAYGEECFAEQARERAKLADVVVTNHAMLAIDAIEGAPVLPEHGLLIIDEAHELVNRVTGAATAELTVNAVNRAVKRAAKLANEKAVDALQAAAENFHGLMETAQPGQVDELPEYLGYAVAGIRDACRQVITSLGETRDKGLTDEDAVRKQAMASAETLHETADRLLTGSEYDVIWIERSDRYGLGAASLRVAPLSVSGLLRENLYRDRSVVLTSATLKLGGDFNGVAASLGLPGETRLPDHRTPDGPAAETGEDAPPYWRGLDVGSPFSYPKQGILYVAKHLPPPGREPDRPEMLDELTELIGAAGGRTLGLFSSMRAAQTAAEKLRERLDVPILLQGEDTLGELIKAFAADAGTCLFGTLSLWQGVDVPGSACQLVVMDRIPFPRPDDPLMSARQKDVEAHGGNGFMAVAATHAALLMAQGAGRLVRAADDKGIVAVLDPRLATARYGGFFRSSMPDFWYTTDRNQVRRSLAAIDASAPPVKPR; translated from the coding sequence ATGACGAACGACACCACCGCACCCCTGCCCGGCGGCCCGGAGACGGCCGAGCCCCCCGCGCCGGTCCCCGCCTCCCGACTCCCCGAACTGCTGCACGCCGCGGTCGCCGCCGTCGGCGGCGTGGAGCGCCCCGGGCAGGTCCGGATGGCCGAAGCCGTCTCCGCCGCCGTCGACGAGGGCGAGCACCTGCTCGTCCAGGCCGGCACCGGCACCGGAAAGTCCCTCGCCTACCTGGTGCCCGCGCTCGCCCACGGCGACCGGGTGGTCGTCGCCACCGCGACGCTCGCCCTGCAGCGCCAGCTCGTCGAACGGGACCTGCCGCGCACCGTCGAGGCGCTGCACCCGGTGCTGCGCCGCCGCCCGCTGTTCGCCATGCTCAAGGGCCGCTCCAACTACCTGTGCCTGCACCGGGCCAACGAGGGCACCCCGAGCGACGAGGGCGAGGGCCTGTTCGACCCGGTCGACGCGCTCGGCGGCCCCGCCGGCAAGCTCGGACAGGACGTGCTGCGGCTGCGCGAGTGGGCCGAGGAGACCGAGACCGGCGACCGCGACGACCTCACCCCCGGCGTCTCGGACCGCGCCTGGGCGCAGCTCGCCGTCACCTCCAAGGAGTGCCTGGGCGCCTCCCGCTGCGCCTACGGCGAGGAGTGCTTCGCCGAACAGGCCCGCGAGCGCGCCAAGCTGGCCGACGTGGTGGTCACCAACCACGCGATGCTCGCGATCGACGCGATCGAGGGCGCCCCCGTGCTGCCCGAGCACGGCCTGCTGATCATCGACGAGGCGCACGAGCTGGTGAACCGGGTCACCGGCGCGGCCACCGCCGAGCTCACCGTCAACGCGGTCAACCGGGCCGTCAAGCGGGCCGCCAAGCTCGCCAACGAGAAGGCCGTCGACGCCCTCCAGGCCGCCGCCGAGAACTTCCACGGCCTGATGGAGACCGCCCAGCCCGGGCAGGTCGACGAGCTCCCCGAGTACCTCGGCTACGCGGTGGCCGGCATCCGGGACGCCTGCCGCCAGGTCATCACCTCGCTCGGCGAGACCCGCGACAAGGGCCTCACCGACGAGGACGCCGTCCGCAAGCAGGCGATGGCCTCCGCCGAGACGCTGCACGAGACGGCGGACCGGCTGCTCACCGGCTCCGAGTACGACGTGATCTGGATCGAGCGCTCCGACCGCTACGGCCTGGGCGCCGCCTCGCTGCGGGTCGCCCCGCTGTCCGTCTCCGGCCTGCTGCGGGAGAACCTGTACCGGGACCGCTCGGTCGTGCTGACCTCCGCCACGCTCAAGCTCGGCGGCGACTTCAACGGCGTCGCCGCCTCGCTGGGCCTGCCCGGCGAGACCAGGCTCCCCGACCACCGCACCCCCGACGGCCCCGCCGCCGAGACCGGGGAGGACGCCCCGCCGTACTGGCGCGGCCTCGACGTCGGCTCCCCGTTCAGCTACCCCAAGCAGGGCATCCTCTACGTCGCCAAGCACCTCCCGCCGCCCGGCCGGGAGCCGGACCGGCCCGAGATGCTCGACGAGCTGACCGAGCTGATCGGCGCGGCCGGCGGGCGCACGCTGGGCCTGTTCTCCTCGATGCGGGCCGCCCAGACCGCCGCCGAGAAGCTCCGCGAGCGCCTCGACGTGCCGATCCTGCTCCAGGGCGAGGACACCCTCGGCGAACTCATCAAGGCCTTCGCGGCCGACGCCGGGACGTGCCTGTTCGGCACCCTCTCGCTCTGGCAGGGCGTCGACGTGCCGGGCTCCGCCTGCCAGCTCGTCGTGATGGACCGGATCCCCTTCCCGCGCCCCGACGACCCGCTGATGAGCGCCCGGCAGAAGGACGTCGAGGCGCACGGCGGCAACGGCTTCATGGCGGTCGCCGCCACCCACGCCGCGCTGCTGATGGCCCAGGGCGCGGGCCGCCTGGTCCGGGCCGCCGACGACAAGGGCATCGTCGCGGTCCTCGACCCGCGGCTGGCCACCGCCCGCTACGGCGGCTTCTTCCGCTCCTCCATGCCGGACTTCTGGTACACCACCGACCGCAACCAGGTCCGCCGCTCGCTCGCCGCGATCGACGCCTCGGCCCCGCCGGTCAAGCCGCGCTGA
- the lexA gene encoding transcriptional repressor LexA, with product MSRSQPIEETALGAPAPVVRSLPGRPPGIRTDEAGLTERQRRVIEVIRDSVQRRGYPPSMREIGQAVGLSSTSSVAHQLMALERKGFLRRDPHRPRAYEVRGVEVARPAAAETSGRPSTSYVPLVGRIAAGGPILAEQTVEDVFPLPRQLVGEGELFALTVKGDSMIEAAICDGDWVTVRKQPVAENGDIVAAMIDGEATVKRLKREDGKIWLMPHNAAYEPIPGDNATILGKVVAVLRRL from the coding sequence ATGAGCCGTAGTCAGCCGATCGAGGAAACCGCGCTCGGCGCGCCCGCCCCCGTCGTCCGCTCCCTCCCCGGCCGGCCGCCCGGCATCCGCACCGACGAGGCGGGTCTGACCGAGCGTCAGCGCCGCGTGATCGAGGTCATCCGGGACTCCGTCCAGCGTCGCGGCTACCCGCCGTCCATGCGCGAGATCGGCCAGGCCGTCGGCCTCTCCTCCACCTCCTCGGTGGCGCACCAGCTGATGGCGCTCGAACGGAAGGGCTTCCTGCGCCGCGACCCGCACCGGCCGCGCGCCTACGAGGTCCGCGGCGTCGAGGTGGCCCGCCCGGCCGCGGCGGAGACCTCCGGCCGGCCGTCCACCTCGTACGTCCCGCTGGTCGGGCGGATCGCGGCCGGCGGCCCGATCCTGGCCGAGCAGACCGTGGAGGACGTCTTCCCGCTGCCGCGCCAGCTGGTCGGCGAGGGCGAGCTGTTCGCGCTCACCGTCAAGGGCGACTCGATGATCGAGGCCGCGATCTGCGACGGCGACTGGGTGACCGTCCGCAAGCAGCCGGTCGCCGAGAACGGGGACATCGTCGCCGCGATGATCGACGGCGAGGCGACGGTGAAGCGGCTGAAGCGCGAGGACGGGAAGATCTGGCTGATGCCGCACAACGCGGCGTACGAGCCGATCCCGGGCGACAACGCGACGATCCTCGGCAAGGTGGTGGCGGTGCTGCGCCGCCTCTGA
- a CDS encoding GNAT family N-acetyltransferase codes for MQGQPAHPAARPGRTGRPGGDPVGVRGDRQPGGPGVIPETGAIPTAAGELVLRTVDPTADLDLLTGWMNDPDTDRWWALAGPPGTTAAHLAAQLDGDGRSRPVLALLDGAPTGYFELYRADLDPLAAHYPARPHDLGVHLLLAPAARGRGLAAPLLGATATRLLRREPRCTRVLAEPDVRNTPSVRAFARAGFTRVADLDLPDKRAALMIRRRADTPAAT; via the coding sequence CTGCAAGGCCAACCTGCTCACCCGGCTGCACGGCCTGGACGAACTGGTCGGCCCGGTGGAGACCCAGTCGGTGTACGTGGAGATCGACAACCCGGTGGCCCGGGCGTGATCCCGGAGACCGGGGCGATACCCACCGCGGCCGGTGAGCTCGTCCTGCGCACCGTGGACCCGACCGCGGACCTGGACCTGCTCACCGGCTGGATGAACGACCCCGACACCGACCGCTGGTGGGCCCTGGCCGGCCCGCCCGGCACCACCGCCGCCCACCTCGCCGCGCAACTCGACGGCGACGGCCGCAGCCGCCCCGTCCTGGCCCTGCTCGACGGCGCGCCCACCGGCTACTTCGAGCTGTACCGGGCCGACCTCGACCCGCTGGCCGCGCACTACCCCGCCCGCCCGCACGACCTGGGCGTGCACCTGCTGCTGGCCCCCGCCGCCCGCGGCCGGGGCCTGGCCGCCCCGCTGCTCGGCGCGACCGCCACCCGGCTGCTGCGGCGCGAACCCCGCTGCACCCGGGTGCTCGCCGAACCCGACGTCCGCAACACGCCCTCCGTCCGGGCCTTCGCCCGGGCCGGCTTCACCCGCGTCGCCGACCTCGACCTGCCCGACAAACGCGCCGCCCTGATGATCCGCCGGCGCGCCGACACCCCCGCCGCTACCTAG
- a CDS encoding IucA/IucC family siderophore biosynthesis protein, whose amino-acid sequence MLAKLLGEFSYEELLHPRAEPDGRYLLRLPDADYRFAARRGAYGGWRVDPASVEGGDDPLRFLQQARHELGLGGDTTGHLVRELTATLLADAHLRATALTAAELADLDHVALEGRQTGHPWIVANKGRIGFSASDAAGWTPEARQPRTLPWLAVHESLAVFRGDPTVYDTELDPAFRDQLGERAHEFRLLPVHPWQWDETVVGLFAPWIADGRIIPLPSDGDLRLPQQSIRSFFNLSRPDRCTVKLPLAILNTLVWRGLPTERALAAPAVTAWIHRLRDTDPYLRDECRVVLLGEIASVTVEHPLYRDLPDAPYQYKELLGAIWREPLGRYLEPGERARTLAALLQTGSDGRALAAELVTRSGLAPRAWVGRLFAAMLPPLLHFLYRYGLVFSPHGENAIVLFDRDDVPVRLAVKDFVDDVNLSDQPLAELADLPADIAGVLNREDPDYLCQFLHSGLFIGVYRYLAPLLEDQLGLPEDEFWELLRAEILACQRRFPELADRHKLFDLFAPRIDRLCLNRNRLLLDGYRDRPDRPHAAVHGQVDNPLHAAVRLPVQASRVVSPAP is encoded by the coding sequence ATGCTCGCCAAACTGCTCGGCGAGTTCTCCTACGAGGAACTGCTGCACCCGCGCGCCGAGCCGGACGGCCGCTACCTGCTGCGGCTGCCCGACGCCGACTACCGCTTCGCCGCCCGCCGCGGCGCGTACGGCGGCTGGCGGGTCGACCCGGCGTCCGTCGAGGGCGGCGACGACCCGCTGCGCTTCCTCCAGCAGGCCCGGCACGAGCTCGGCCTGGGCGGCGACACCACCGGCCACCTGGTCCGCGAACTCACCGCCACCCTGCTCGCCGACGCCCACCTGCGGGCCACCGCGCTCACCGCGGCCGAACTCGCCGACCTCGACCACGTCGCCCTGGAGGGCCGGCAGACCGGCCACCCGTGGATCGTCGCCAACAAGGGCCGGATCGGCTTCTCCGCCAGCGACGCGGCCGGCTGGACCCCGGAGGCCCGACAGCCCCGCACCCTGCCCTGGCTCGCCGTGCACGAGAGCCTGGCCGTCTTCCGCGGCGACCCGACCGTCTACGACACCGAGCTCGACCCCGCCTTCCGCGACCAGCTCGGCGAGCGCGCCCACGAGTTCCGGCTGCTCCCGGTGCACCCCTGGCAGTGGGACGAGACCGTCGTCGGCCTGTTCGCGCCGTGGATCGCCGACGGCCGGATCATCCCGCTGCCCAGCGACGGCGACCTGCGGCTGCCCCAGCAGTCGATCCGCTCCTTCTTCAACCTCAGCCGCCCCGACCGCTGCACCGTCAAGCTGCCGCTGGCCATCCTCAACACCCTGGTCTGGCGCGGCCTGCCCACCGAGCGCGCCCTCGCCGCGCCCGCCGTCACCGCCTGGATCCACCGGCTGCGCGACACCGACCCGTACCTGCGCGACGAGTGCCGGGTCGTGCTGCTCGGCGAGATCGCCTCCGTCACCGTCGAGCACCCGCTGTACCGGGACCTGCCCGACGCGCCCTACCAGTACAAGGAGCTGCTCGGCGCGATCTGGCGCGAACCGCTCGGCCGCTACCTGGAGCCCGGCGAGCGGGCCCGCACCCTGGCCGCGCTGCTGCAGACCGGCTCCGACGGGCGGGCGCTGGCCGCCGAGCTCGTCACCCGCTCCGGGCTGGCCCCGCGCGCGTGGGTGGGCCGGCTGTTCGCCGCGATGCTGCCGCCGCTGCTGCACTTCCTGTACCGCTACGGCCTGGTGTTCTCCCCGCACGGCGAGAACGCCATCGTGCTCTTCGACCGGGACGACGTCCCCGTCCGGCTCGCGGTCAAGGACTTCGTCGACGACGTCAACCTCAGCGACCAGCCGCTGGCCGAACTCGCCGACCTGCCCGCCGACATCGCCGGGGTGCTCAACCGGGAGGACCCGGACTACCTCTGCCAGTTCCTGCACTCCGGCCTGTTCATCGGCGTCTACCGCTACCTCGCCCCGCTGCTGGAGGACCAACTCGGCCTGCCCGAGGACGAGTTCTGGGAGCTGCTGCGCGCCGAGATCCTGGCCTGCCAGCGGCGCTTCCCCGAACTCGCCGACCGCCACAAGCTGTTCGACCTGTTCGCGCCCCGGATCGACCGGCTCTGCCTGAACCGCAACCGGCTGCTGCTGGACGGCTACCGGGACCGGCCGGACCGCCCGCACGCCGCCGTGCACGGCCAGGTCGACAACCCGCTGCACGCCGCCGTCCGGCTGCCCGTCCAGGCGTCCCGGGTTGTCAGTCCCGCCCCGTAG